One genomic window of Gimesia chilikensis includes the following:
- a CDS encoding hydantoinase/oxoprolinase family protein, which produces MYVIGLDVGGANLKAADCDGKAYSVPFPLWKTPELLADALRELLTNLSRPDLVAVTMTGELADCFETKAAGVDQILSAIEAAVTPAPVIVWSTGAEFITTDLAREYPLLAAAANWHALATWVGRMVQEPGGLLIDIGSTTTDIIPLEQGFPVPAGLTDVERLLSGELVYTGGRRTPLAMLSHSVPLRDQQCPLAAESFATTLDLYLLLNMRPEDAADLDTANGQPATREAAEIRLARSVCCDLTEISTEEVQQMAEWLAERHQDQIHRAIDQVLARTTEPITAVLISGSAVFLAEKIVKSHPVLSLARLTNVAEIFNASVADATCAFAVSRLAAERIQLKE; this is translated from the coding sequence CCCGTTCCCGCTCTGGAAGACACCGGAACTGTTAGCAGACGCTTTGCGAGAGCTGCTCACCAATTTGTCACGCCCCGACCTGGTTGCGGTAACAATGACCGGCGAACTGGCCGACTGTTTTGAAACGAAAGCCGCAGGCGTGGATCAGATCCTGTCTGCCATCGAAGCCGCGGTAACGCCGGCTCCGGTCATTGTCTGGTCGACGGGAGCCGAGTTCATCACGACCGATCTCGCCCGCGAATATCCTTTACTGGCAGCAGCAGCGAACTGGCATGCTCTCGCGACCTGGGTCGGGCGGATGGTTCAGGAACCGGGTGGCCTGCTGATCGATATCGGCTCGACAACGACCGACATCATCCCGCTGGAACAGGGCTTTCCCGTGCCGGCAGGGCTGACGGATGTAGAACGGCTGCTCTCAGGAGAGCTGGTTTACACCGGGGGCCGACGGACGCCGCTCGCCATGCTTTCGCACTCTGTTCCGTTACGAGACCAGCAGTGCCCCCTGGCAGCGGAGAGCTTCGCGACGACCCTCGATTTGTACCTCTTACTGAACATGCGGCCCGAGGATGCTGCCGATCTGGATACCGCCAACGGCCAGCCTGCGACTAGGGAAGCAGCCGAGATTCGCCTGGCGCGTTCCGTCTGCTGTGATTTAACAGAAATTTCAACAGAAGAAGTACAGCAGATGGCGGAATGGCTGGCAGAGCGTCACCAGGACCAGATCCACCGGGCCATTGATCAGGTTCTGGCTCGCACTACGGAGCCAATTACAGCGGTACTCATCAGCGGAAGTGCCGTATTTTTAGCCGAAAAGATCGTCAAATCTCATCCGGTGCTCAGTCTGGCCCGATTGACGAACGTGGCGGAAATCTTTAACGCCTCTGTCGCTGATGCTACCTGTGCATTCGCAGTATCCCGCCTGGCAGCTGAGCGTATTCAGCTGAAAGAATGA